The following proteins are encoded in a genomic region of Arachis ipaensis cultivar K30076 chromosome B02, Araip1.1, whole genome shotgun sequence:
- the LOC110268789 gene encoding uncharacterized protein LOC110268789: MRKNRNGSRLMSEGGRDGFDNEVCSSSSSSPLSYGRSGGNYDGRMRRNTNGRRPFSKDDDYGSDDGEYSFSPFNSERNGVDGRMRKNGNGRRFPSRDVSGSDDGEYPSSPFSSERNGGTVDGRMRKNGNGRRLASRDVNGSNGSYSGRVGSGMRQGRGNPSANRRGSANRRGGTYSSRNSSYDSPRVRC, encoded by the coding sequence ATGAGGAAGAATAGGAATGGAAGCAGGCTTATGTCAGAGGGTGGTCGTGATGGGTTTGATAATGAAgtgtgttcttcttcttcttcttctcctttgagTTATGGAAGAAGTGGTGGGAATTATGATGGTAGAATGAGAAGGAATACGAATGGAAGGAGGCCTTTTTCAAAGGATGATGATTATGGATCTGATGATGGAGAGTATTCCTTTTCTCCTTTCAATTCTGAGAGGAATGGAGTTGACGGCAGAATGAGGAAGAATGGGAATGGAAGGAGGTTTCCATCAAGGGATGTTAGTGGGTCTGATGATGGAGAGTATCCCTCTTCTCCTTTCAGTTCTGAGAGGAATGGAGGGACTGTTGATGGCAGAATGAGGAAGAATGGGAATGGAAGGAGGTTGGCGTCCAGGGATGTTAATGGGTCTAATGGGTCTTACTCTGGCCGAGTTGGTTCTGGTATGAGGCAGGGTCGGGGTAATCCTAGCGCCAACAGAAGAGGTAGTGCTAACAGAAGAGGTGGAACATACAGTAGCAGAAATTCAAGCTATGATTCGCCAAGAGTCAGATGCTAA
- the LOC107625151 gene encoding probable prefoldin subunit 4, with product MQQGGGSDTEVTWEDQQNINKFGRLNNRFHELEDEIKIAKETNDNLEDASNELILTDEDVVRFQIGEVFAHVPKDEVENRIENMKEVTSQKLTKLDEEKQSVVAQMAELKKILYGKFKDSINLEED from the exons ATGCAGCAG GGAGGAGGATCCGACACGGAAGTGACATGGGAGGACCAGCAGAACATCAATAAGTTCGGAAGATTGAACAATCGCTTTCATGAGCTCGAGGATGAGATCAAAATCGCCAAG GAAACAAATGATAATTTGGAAGATGCGAGCAATGAGTTGATTCTCACAGATGAAGATGTGGTTCGGTTTCAAATAGGTGAGGTCTTTGCACATGTGCCAAAGGATGAAGTCGAGAATAGGATAGAAAACATGAAAGAGGTGACAAGCCAGAAACTGACAAAGCTTGACGAGGAGAAACAATCTGTGGTTGCTCAGATGGCTGAACTGAAGAAGATTTTGTATGGCAAGTTCAAGGACTCGATCAATCTTGAGGAGGATTAG